A segment of the Synechococcus sp. MU1643 genome:
GACGAGGGGCTTAACTCACGATTCAATGCAACAGGCTCCGGCAAGCTCAGATCGAGCTCAGCTGCTCCGTCAAAGCCGTAGCGGTGAACCCACTGACTGATCAGACCCGGCAGCAAGGCCTTATCACCTGAGGTCCTGGCCACCTGGATCTGAAGGGCCAGAGCGTTCTGTCGAGATGACGGCTGCTGAAACGGAGAAGAAAGCACGGATTCAGGAAAGTTTGCGGTTGAGCAGAGGGCGAATCACAAGAAACAGCCCGATGGTGAGGAACAGAAGGATCAGCAGACAGCTGGTGCCGGTGACATCCCCGTAAGGAGCCTCCAGAAGCACTGCCGAGAGATCCAAAGGACCTTGGTAAGCCGCTCGAATGGGTTCTATCGCGAAGGTAAGGGGATTCAACGCCGCAAGCCAGCCCAGCCAGGTCGGCATGAACGACAACGGGGCCAAGGCCGTGCTGGCAAACAGCAACGGCAAGTTGGCCACAAAAATCACAGCGATCAACTCGATGTGCCCCGGCAAAGCGAACGCCAGTCCAAGGCTGAGGGCCGTCACCGCAAAAACCAGGAGCAGCAGCGTCACCAGCACCAGGGCCAGGCCGCTGATGCCTGGCCATCCATAACCAAGCATGGCTGCCGTGCCCATGATCGCCAGACTCTGCAGCAGGCTCAGCGCCGTGATGTAGATCACCGACGCCAGCACGATGGAACTGCGGCTTCGAAGCGGTGCCACCAGCAAACGATTCAGGAACCCGAATTCGCGGTCAAACATGACCGGCAAGCCGGCATTCAAAGCACCACTGAAGGCCGTGAAGACAATCACTCCAGCACCAAGAAAACGGCCGTAACTCATGCCTCCTGGCAAGAGACCTTCAGGGGCGTTGGCGAAGAGCGCACCAAACAGAATCAACCAGATCAGGGGTTGCAGAACCCCGGCAATCAAGGTTGAAGGGCGACGCATCAACTGAAGAAACAGGCGCCGGGTGAGGGCCCACGTTTCCTGACTGAGCTCTGCGAGGGCTCTGGATTGCTGCTGCTGGAGAGCAACAGATGCTGTTGGGGAAGTCATCGTTGGCGCTCAACGCATGGATTGACGCTTTTCCTGTTTGACGTCGCGCTGGCCTGTGATAGCCAGTTCAGCGTCCATCAGGGTGCGTCCTGTGGCCTGAAGGTAGACATCATCCAGGCTGGGACGGCTTTGGGCCAGGGCAAACACAGGCAGACCTGCAGCCTCGAGGGTCTGACGCAGCTGATCAATCACGACACCACCCTCAACTACCAGGTTCAGGGAAAACCCCTGGGATCGGTTCACCACCACCTGTCGCACCCCATCCAGGGGTTCAAGAAGGGCACGCACCTGGGTCGCCTCATCGGCATTGCTGAACTCTCGGACCCGCAGGGTGACGCGATCACCCCCAAGCCGTTGTTTGAGCTGGTCAGGGCTGCCTTCGGCAATCACACGACCGGCGTCGATGATCGCCATCTGATCCGCCAGAGCCTCCACTTCTTCGAGGTAGTGACTGCTCAAAAGAACAGTCGTGCCCGCCTCAACCAACTGACGCAGCAGTTGCCAGATGGCACTGCGACTCTCAATATCCAGTCCCACGGTGGGTTCATCGAGCACAAGCAACCGAGGTCGATGCAGTAGACCAGCCGCCAAATCCAACCGCCGGCGCATGCCACCGGAATAGGTGCCGCAGCGTCGGTCAATCCAGTCGCCCATCGCGAGGCGGTCAATCAAATCAGCGATGCGACCTTCGCGATCGTTCCGAGGCAGGTGATAAAGATCCCCTTGCAATTGCAGGAGTTCCCGGCCACTCAGAATCTTGTCGATGGCCACCTCCTGGGCGACGTAGCCCATGAGCTGGCGGACGTCTCGTGGCTGCGCCAGACCGTCTACACCCCCGACAACGACTGAGCCGCTGTCGGGGGCGAGCAGGGTGGCCAGGATGCGCATGGCCGTTGTCTTGCCAGCACCGTTCGGGCCAAGCAACCCGAATAGGCACCCTTCAGGAACGGTGAGATCAAGCTCACGCAGAGCCGATACCGTGCCGTAGGCCTTGGAGATCTTCCGGAGTTCAATCAACGCCATCAGGCACCGTCAGGGACTTGCTCGGCCAATTCAGGGAATCTAGAGAGTGCTCATTGCACCCCCGTGGGCAGGGAGAGAAGCTGCATCACCTGTTGGGCAAAGCCTGAGGCCAGATCCGTCCGGCTGAGAATGAGCAGCAAACAGAGCCCAAACAGATAAAGGATTGACCAACGGAACAGCGCCTTGGCATTCACAAGGCTGTCGGGATCCAAGGACAGCCGATCGACGAGCTGCAGCAATCGACCGTTGTAAGGCAGCAGCATCAAGCCATAGAAGACGCCACCTGAAGGCAGAGCAAACACGCCCAAACCGCTGAGCAGAACAGTGATCCAGCCATAAGTCTTGATCGCCCGGGCCGTCACCACAGGTCCCTTCACCACGGGCAGCATCGGGATCCCGACAGCGCGATAGTCCTCACGCAACAGCAGGGCCAAGGCCCAGAAGTGAGCTGGCGTCCAGACCATCACCAAAGCGAACAGCCACCAACCCCCGAGGCCGACATGGCCCGTGGCGGCGGCCGCCCCCACGAGAGGCGGAATGGCCCCGGCGACACCACCGATGACGATGTTCTGGGACGTCCGAGGCTTGAGCAAAGCTGTGTAAAGCAGCACGTAACTGCACAGACCGAGCAGGGACAACCCAGCAGCGAGACAGTTCACGCCGCTCACCAGAAGCATCGCCGCCGCCAGGGTGCAGGCGATGGCGCCGATGAATGCACTGGTGGGAGACAGACGACCGGAGGGGAGTGCGCGACCGCTGGTGCGGGCCATCCGACCATCGAGGTCCTGCTCCCACAAGCAATTCAAAACCCCTGCAGCAGCGGAGGCAAGCGCCCCTCCTCCCAGGGTGCAGACAAGCCGCGGCGATGAGAGAGGCCAGCCCTCACTGAGAGCCATTCCACCCAGAGTGGTGGCCAGCAGCAAAGGGATCAGGCGGGGTTTGGCGACTTCCAGCCAGGCCGGCAGTTTCACCCTCTTGCGGGAGGGAACCACCTCCTCACGGGTCGGACGAACGGTTGCGGTGATTTCAGCCATGACAGGCCTCCAAGGAGGTGTCGTCGAGGACGACGGAACGGGACGGTGAGGGGAGGTCCGGAGAGCGGACCAGAAGCGCCGCAAACAGAGCGATCAGCAAGGCAGCCACCAGCTGATGCGCAACGGTCACTGCGGGTTGCGACAAACCAAGACGAAGGGTGAGAACGCCAAGGGCCACCTGAACCAGCACCAGCAGCACGGCCCCAGCCAGCCAGGGCCACTGCTGGCGAGCCCAACCACCCGCCAGAACTGCTGCCCCGGCGAAGGCGAGCACAACAACGACCACCGGCATCGCCGTCACGCGATGGGAGAGAACCAGCTGGCAGGCCTCTCCTCCTGCGAGGCACCGCTGCCCTGCCCAAGCAGTGGCCATACGACCACCGAGCAGGCACTGCACAAAGACCGACGACAGACCAAGCGATGCCGCGATGCGCCACCAGAGCGGAGCGAGGACAGCAGCGGGGTGAAACAAGCGTTGGGTCAGCCCACTGAGGAGCGCCACAAGGGTGAGAGCGAGTGCCAGATGGGCGGTCACCACACCGGAGGGCAGCAGCCGGGTCACCGTCAGCGCACCCAAGGCTCCCTGCATTGCCACCAGAGCCATCAGGCCGGCGGCCAGCCAGGGCAGCCATCGCGGCAGTTGACGCCGCTGAAGCGTCGTCGCCACAGCCATCACCACCAAGGCGATGCCAATGAGGAAAGCATCGAGGCGGTGAAACCACTCCAAGAACACCTGAACATTCATCTGGCGACCCGGCAAAAACGAGCCAAAACACAGGGGCCAGTCCGGACAGGCCAAGCCGGCCTCCATCACCCGGGTCGCTCCACCGATCACCACCAAAGCGATTACGGCAACCACTAAGTGAGCCGATAACAACCCGAGACGTCGACGCAATGTCGACATTGATGAAAGCATCATCGAACAAGCTCCATCCGATGCATCCAAGCGGGATTGCTTGGACCGTAGCGATGCAGAAGATGACGTCACGCTGTGTGGACGTCTGCAACACAAATGAGGAAAAATCATCCCCTTTTCCTGACAGAAATAAGGCCTTAACAATCACTTCATGGAGAACCGCAGCCAGCCCCATACGCTGTTGAAAACCAGGGATTGATCAGGTGCAGATCCCATCCGCCATTCTCACGTTGGTGATCGGGATGGTCCTTGCTTTGGGCGGCCTTTGGATCGGCCAGAACATCAACCTCCTCCCCATCGATGCGAGCGCCAACGCGCCGATTTACGACGAGCTCTTTAAGGTTCTATTCACGATTGGCAGCATTCTGTTTGTCGGAATCGTTGGCCTTCTCGTCTTTAGCTTGATTCGATTTAGGCGACGCAGCGGGCAACTCGGCGACGGCCTGGCCATCGAGGGAAATCTGCCACTCGAAATTTTCTGGACAGCAGTTCCTGCTGTTGTGGTGCTGTTTGTTGGTCTATACAGCTACGACATTTACGACCGCATGGGTGGCATGGTGCCTCTGGCCCATGACCACATGGGCGGAGCACACGAGGAACAGATCTGGGGAGGAATCAGTTCAGGCTCGATTGAATCAGCAGCGGCAACAAATGTCTTGCCCGTTGAAGTGACAGCCATGCAATTCGCCTTCCTCTTTCATTACCCAGAGGGAGACATCACATCAGGTGAACTTCATGTTCCAGTCGACCGACCAATCACCCTGCGGATGGAAGCAAAAGATGTGATTCACGCCTTCTGGGTTCCTGAATTTCGCCTGAAGCAGGACATCATTCCAGGCCAACCAACTCAGCTGAGTTTCACGCCCACACGCACCGGCCGTTATCCAATTGTGTGTGCCGAACTCTGTGGGCCCTACCACGGTGGAATGCGCTCCACTGTTGTGGTGGAAAGTCCGGAGGACTGGGACAGCTGGTACGGGCAGAACGCCAAAGCAGCACCTGAAGAAGAAACGCTCACCATCGCGAACGCCTGACATGACCATCAGCTTGCCCCCAGAAACATCCAGCCCTCCACGGCTTCAACCCAGCGGTTGGTTGCGGTATTTCAGCTTCAGCGTTGATCACAAGGTGATCGGGCTGCAGTATCTCGTCTGCGGCTTTGTGTTTTATCTGATTGGCGGTGCCCTAGCCGGTGCCATTCGCACGGAGCTCACCAGTCCCGTGTCCGACTTCATGGCACGGGATGTCTACAACCAGGTGCTGACCCTCCACGGCACGGTAATGATCTTTCTCTGGATCGTCCCCGTAGTGAATGGTGCTTTTGGGAATTATTTGATCCCATTTTATGTGGGCGCTCGGGACATGGCCTTCCCACGCCTCAATGCCGTTGCGTTCTGGTTGATTCCTCCAGCAGGTTTAATGCTGATCACCAGCTATTTCCTCACGGGTGCTGCTCAATCGGGCTGGACGGCCTATCCACCACTCAGCATCACCACACCAGCAACGGGCCAAATCATCTGGATCCTGAGCGTGCTGCTGCTGGGCGGGAGTTCGATCTTTGGTGGGATCAACTTCATCGCCACCATTCTCAAGCTGCGACGCCCCGGCTTGAAATTAATGCAGCTTCCCATGTATTGCTGGGCGATGCTGGGCACCAGCATTCTTGTGGTTCTCTCAACGCCTGTTCTGGCGGGAACATTGGTGCTGCTGAGTTTCGACATCGTTGCCCATACAGGCTTCTTCAATCCCACCCTGGGAGGCAATGTGGTGGTTTACCAGCATCTGTTCTGGTTCTATTCCCACCCAGCGGTTTACATCATGGTGTTGCCGGCCTTTGGCTTGGTGAGCGAAATCCTGCCGGTTCATGCCCGTAAGCCTCTATTCGGCTACGTAACGATGGTGTATTCGATCATGGCCATCGTTGTATTGGGCCTGATTGTGTGGGCGCACCACATGTTCACCAGCGGAACACCTCCCTGGATGCGACTGTTCTTCACCATTGCAACCGCATTCATCGCCGTTCCCACCGGAATCAAATTCTTCAACTGGTTGGCAACACTCTGGGGCGGACGCATCAGCCTCAACAGCGCCATGCTGTTTTCATGCGGCTTCATTGTGAACTTCGTGCTCGGAGGCATCACAGGGGTCGCCCTGGCACAGGTGCCATTCGACATTCATGTACATGACACCTACTTCGTTGTCGCCCACTTCCACTACATCGTCTTCGGTGGATCGGTATTCGTGATCTTCGCCTCGGTTTACCACTGGTATCCCAAATTCACCGGCCGGATGCTCAACGAAGATCTCGGTCGCCTGCACTGTGCACTCACCTTCATCGGCTTCAACCTGTGCTTCGGCCCTCAGCACTGGCTCGGCCTCAATGGAATGCCGCGACGCGTTGCTGAATACGACCCCCAATTCACCTTGATCAATCAGATCAGCTCCGTCGGAGCCCTGCTGATGGCCATCAGCACCCTGCCCTTCCTATGGAATGTGATCCACAGCGCCCTCAACGGCCCAGTCGCAGGGGACAACCCCTGGAAAGCGCTGACGCCCGAATGGCTAACCAGTTCTCCGCCACCGGTCGAGAACTGGATTGGTGAGGCTCCTCTCGTGGAAGAGCCCTACGGCTACGGCGTCCCGCCGGGCGAGCTGGACCTGAGCGCAGCCAGCGGTCGTGATCTTTGGAGTAGCGGCAAATGACCACCACAGTTCCCATCAAGGAGCAGGAGCACAGCCACGAGCAGCATGCCGAGCATCCCGATCACCGCATGTTCGGCCTGGCCACATTTCTTGTGGCGGACGCCATGACTTTCGCCGGATTCTTTGCGGCCTACCTCACCTTTAAAGCGGTGAACCCACTACCGGATGGAGCCATCTATGAACTTGAGCTGCCCCTGCCCATCCTCAACACCGTTCTGCTCCTGGTGAGCAGCGCCACCTTCCACCGAGCCGGCCAGGCAATCCGGCAGGACCACCACGGCCGCTGTCGACGCTGGCTGCTGATCACCGCAGGCCTCGGCCTGGCCTTTCTAGTGAGCCAGATGGTGGAGTACTTCACCCTTCCCTTTGGCCTCACCGACAACCTCTACGCCAGTACCTTCTTCGCCGCCACGGGATTTCATGGTCTTCACGTGACCCTCGGGGCCCTGATGACCCTGATTGTCTGGTGGCAGGCGAGGCAGCCACAGGGCCGTGTGACTGCAGCCGACCACTTCCCCCTGGAAGCAGCGGAGTTGTACTGGCACTTTGTTGATGGGATCTGGGTGATTCTCTTCGTGATCCTTTATCTGCTCTGATCCCTTGCCTTGATTGGCGAGCATGGCCAGAATTCAGTTGAATTAACTCCTGAAATGCTGGTCGGCAAGGAACTGCTCGACAAGGCCAGATCGCTCAGCAATCGGCCTGAAGATGACATCGCTCGCGGTTGCGGCTACGTCGGCCCAAGCGGACGTCTGCTGAAAAAGAGTTTTTATCGGGCCCTAGTGGAGGCCAAAGCGGCGGCCCAGGGATGGCAATTGCCGAAAAGCAGCAGCAGTAGTTCCTCAGGCGGCAGCCGTGGTCGCCAGGCCGAATTCCGAACCCGTGTGCATGGCAACGGCAACCTGCTGATCGGCCACGCCTACACCCGTCGGCTCGGCCTGGAACCCGGCCAGGAGTTCAAGATCGAGCTCCAACGGGACTCCGGAATGATCGTTCTGCAGCAGATGGATCAAGACCAGCCGTGAGCAGCCAGCCAGTTGGCTGACAGCTCATCATCCCTTTTTCGGCCTTCGGCGTTTCCGTCTTCGGCAGCGGTGGCATGCAGCAACCGCTCGGCATAACGGGCCAGTTGATCGGCCTCCAGGTTCACCGTGTCCCCGACAGCAAGGTGCCTCAGGGTCGTTGCCTCCCAGGTGTGGGGGATGACAGCGAGAGTGAACGTCGATCCATCAGCTGAACATTCAGCCACCGTGAGGCTGATTCCATCCACCGCGATGCTGGCCTTCTCACAGACATAACGGCCGAATCGGGGTTCCGACCAGCGGATCGACAGGGCCCAGGAGTGGGGAAGGGTCTCCAGATGGGTGACTTCACCGGTGGCATCCACATGACCGCTCACCAGATGACCACCAAGGCGGTCGCTCAGCCGAAGCGCCGGCTCGAGGTTCACCGCTCCACCACGGTCCGCCTTGCGTCCCAACGTGGTGCGGCGCAGGGTTTCCTCACTCACATCGGCGCGGAAGCCATCCCCCATCAGCTCTGCCGCCGTGAGGCAAACGCCATCCACAGCCACGCTGTCGCCAAGGGCCAACGGGGCAAAAGGAGCGCAGCCCCAAACCACCACAGCCCCTGCACGACGCTCGATCCTTCCCTCTGACTGCACCAGCCCCGTGAACATCGCTCGCAGCGGCTCTCTGGCCATAATCGGATAGAGCCGCGCCGCCGACATGGTCGAAATGAGCGTCGCCGGAATTGCTCTCGATGCCGCCAGCCGCACACCCATGCTGCTATTGCGAGATCCAAGCGGTCGACGTCAGGTCCCGATCTGGATCGACCAGGCGCAAGCCCACAACATCATGGCCGGACTGCAGGGGGGAGCACCACCACGCCCCCTCAGCCATGACCTGATGGCAGCACTGTTGGTGGCTGGGGGGCTCGAACTGGAGCGCGTGATCGTCCACGCAATTGAGGACAGCACCTTTCATGCCGTCTTGAAGCTGCGACCTGATCTGGACGAAGCGGAGTTAGCTGAGAACGAAGTGCTCGAACTGATCGAAGTGGATGCCCGACCCAGCGACGCCATTGCGCTGGCGATCCGCACCGGCAGCGGGATATGGATGCTGGAGGAGGTGGTAGCGGAAGCCTCGATCCCGGTGGATGCAGAGGCGGATGCTGAAGATCAAACTGCCTTCAGCCGTTTCGTCGACGACCTCAGCCCTGCGGCCTTGGTGCGCCATCTACGCAACCAAGACAGCGAAGCACCCTCGGAGGAGTGAAAACCCGCGCCTTCGGCAGCGGCCGCCCCGTCAGCCTGTTCAGCCTGGGCACGATGCGTGCCCTGAACTCAGCGGCCCAGATGGCCGAGGTGCTTGACGCGGCAGCTGCAGCTGGAATCAATCACCTGGAAACCGCCCCGGCCTACGGACCTGCAGAACGTTTTCTGGGAGAGGCTCTTCGCCAGAACAGCCAGACAAGATCAGACCACTGGGTGATCACCAGCAAACTGCTGCCAGGGCTGAGTTTCGCGGAGGGACAACGCCGCCTTGATCAGATTCTGGAGCGGCTGGGCTGTCCACAGCTCGACAACCTCGCCATCCACGGCATCAACCGGGAGGAACATCTGGACTGGGCCCTGATGGGTGATGGATCCAGGCTTCTGGACTGGGCCCTCAGCAGCGGCCGCGTCAGCCAGGTGGGCTTCAGCAGCCATGGCAGCAACCCGCTGATCGATCGGGCGCTGCGCAGCCAGCGCTTCAGTTTCTGCAGCCTGCACCTGCATTGGCTGGATCCCCAGCGCCTGCCCTTGGCCCGTTGGGCCCTTGAGCAAGGCCTCGGTGTGATAGCAATCTCCCCTGCCGACAAAGGCGGTCGCCTACAGGCCCCCAGCCCAACACTTGTGGAGGACTGCACCCCCTTTGCCCCCCTTGAGCTGGCTTACCGGTTCCTGCTGGCAAAGGGCATCAGCACCCTGACCGTTGGTGCCGCCGCTGCAGGCGATCTTCAACTTGCCGCAACACTGGCGCAGGAGGATGGCCCCCTCAGCCAGGCAGAGCAACAGGCCCTGATCACGGCAGAAAGGCGGCAGCAGGAACGCCTCGGCCAGGGGCATTGCAAGCAGTGTCAGGCCTGCCTCCCCTGTCCGAACGAGGTTCCGATTCCCGAACTCTTGCGGCTGCGCAATCTGGCCATAGGCCATGGGCTCACCGCATTCGCGCAGGAGCGCTACAACCTGATCGGCCGTGCCGGCCACTGGTGGGAAGAGAACGATGCTTCGGCCTGTGAACGCTGTGGGGAGTGCCTTCCCCGTTGCCCGCATCACTTGCCCATTCCTGATCTGTTGGCAGACACCCACCAACGCCTGGAGGCTTCACCGCGGCGGCGACTATGGAGCTGAATCTCGCCAGAGCTCTTCCAAGGCACTCCGGTCGTCTGGCAACAGCGGTGGCAGTGACCAGCAGCGTGACCAGGTGTCTGCAGAGGGAAAGAGCAGAGGCCGCAGACGCGCCGAAAGGGCCTTCTGATCCGCCATCGCCCCTGACGATGCAATCGGCACGCGCCATCCCTGCTGCACCAAGCGGCGACGCAGGGGATCCCGCCATCCCTGCTCGACCCAGCTCTGGGGCATTGGTTCAGGACTGGCCTCCGGACGGAGCAGAACAGTCCAGTGCAAGGGGGCACCGGAGGCAGGCAGCACCGCCCGAAGACGGGGATCCCGCCCCAGCAGCGTGATGCAGCGGTTGAGCGGTAGAACCACCAGCTTGGCCTCACCCTTGAGCAGCCAGTTGGTGGCTTGCCGGTCGTCGTAGGTGAGGACCTGGCGACGCAGCGCACTCAAAGCCTGACCTCCGCCCAGATGGTCCGCCAGGCTCATCACCAAGCGGGGGCTGGAGGGCAGAACCACACGTCCTGCCATGGAGGAATCCAGGAGAAGAGGCCAGCCCTTCTGGGTCATGGCCGGGTCATCCCGAAACAGCATCACCCAGGGGCTGACGGCCAGCGGCAACACCCGATCCTGCAGAGCACCGAGGTCAGCCAGAAGAGCCTTGGCCTGACCATCCAACTGGCTGAAGAGCAGTTGAGAGTCGATGGGCTGGAGTTTGTCCGCTGGATGGGCATCCAGCCACCCATCACCCATCACCAACAAATCGGCATGCGCCTGATCCGCCGGCGTCCAGTCCTGCTGGGCTGGGGCCAGCGTCAGGCGCCAGGGCTTGGGCAAGGCATCAGCCCACACTTTCGGCAAAACCCCAGCCGGAGCCATCAGTGTTGGTGCGGCTGTCGCAGGACGACAGCCCGCCAAGAGGACGGTACCGGTCGCCCCGATCATCTGGAGCACTTGGCGCCGGCTCAGGGGACCCAACCGCTCACTCCAGACGTTCATGGGCTTGACGTTACGGGGCGGCTGAGAGCTGCTCCAAGGCATGCTCACAATCCAGCACTAGGTCGTCACAGGACCAACCGCGCAGCTGTGCGAGCAGCAAGAGGGCTCCGGCCCCCACCCCTTCTTTCACAAAGCCCCGTTCGTAGTCCCTTAAGGGTTGATGGGTACTGCTGTGAAAACGCACACCACAGGCCAAGACGGACAGTGCGGCAGCCAGGTGGCTCGCGGTGGCATCCACCAACCCGCCAAAGGGGGACTGACCCGCAGCAGCCGCACCCTCATCAGCGAGCCAGCCGGTGGTGCCGATCAGCACCTGGGCCGCGAGGTGTTCCCGCTGTGGAGCGGGTAAAGCCTGCATCGCCAAGGCCAGAACAGCCAGCATCTGGCAACCGCCCCCCAGCAACAGCGGTTGTCCCGCCGAAACCGCACCCACCAAGACCCCTGCGGTAAAGGCCTGAAAAGGGTCACCAACAGCAGCCAGAATTTGCTCGGCCGAAGGATGCGCGCCAAGGGACGCTCGCTGCAGCCCTCTGGTAACGAGCTCTTGCTTGAGCTGCTGCGGCGGATGAAGAGCACTACCGCTGATCAGATGGGCAACCTCCACACCGAGGGCCGTCAACACCGCTTGAGCGGTTGTGGTGCCTCCTGGAACACACTCCGCCACCACCAGGGGGCGTTGCAACCGCTGCCCCAGCAGCTCTCCCTGTCGCCACAAATGCTGCACCCGCAGCAAAGGCATCGCCGCACCCGTGGACAAACAGGCTGAGGGCCCTTGATCCAGGGGCTCAATATCCAGGTGGGGAAAATCGGGTTTCTGGGCCAAGCCGAGGGCCGCCACCTGCGGCGTCAACTTCAAGCGTCGCGCCGCGACGTAACTGAGCAGGGCGGGGGAGACCCCAGCGGGCAGCGGCGGCAAGGGCCAACGGCGCTGTTCAGCCGGACCACGGATCAGAATCTCCGCATCAGCCAGGGCGGTGTAACGCCGCGAAGCCACGGTGGAGCCAGCGGCAGAGATCCCCTCATGCTCCGCCGTTCGTGTGGCCGCCAGAACGAGCAACAGATCCAGCGGTTGCTCGGTGGAGGTCCAGGGACGAAGAACCGCTGCATCCAGAGCGCTTGCACCGAGACCTCCCAGCTGCTTACAGCCCTCAGGCAACACCGAGGCTTCAGAGGGGATCGAGGGCAATGAGTCCATGCAGCAGCTTCGGGGGCTCCGGAATCGGTGATTTCAGGCGGGGAAAGATCCAGTACGCCAGAGCATGAAGGGACAGGACGTAGATGACCTCCTGAACCACCACCAACAGCAGCGCCATCAACTGCACCTGGGTGAGATCCGGTGTGATCGGCAGATGAAGCGCCGCAATCAAGCGGTCGAGCAGAGCGGAGCCAGCCCGGGTGATCACCACCCAGAGGTTTTCTCCCAGCAGCAACGAGAGCACGAGAACTCGGACCAAAAAACCTGCTGTTCCAAGAACGATGCCCCCCGACCAGCTCAGCCACCAGCTGACCCCCCGGCACCAGCTCCAGCCCAGCCACAGCGACAAAAGCCCGTAGGGAAACAGCAGCAGCGGCCCACGCAAAGGACCCATCAAGGCCGTGAGCAGAAGCACAGAGAGCAGCAGGCCCTCGGCGCCGGAACGGCTGCCGCGCCGTAACTGCAGCAGGATCAGGGGAAGGGGAAGGGCCAGACGGAAAAGCGCACCACCCACCGGTAAGTAGTAGAGGGCTAACCAGATCAGCCCCGTCGCGGCAGCGAGATACGCCCCCTCAACCAGCCTCAGAGCCTGCTGGCGGCTCAACCGGGGCGTCGCGTCGGTCATGGTTCGACCCGCTCAATCCGTTCCACAGCGAAGCCAACATCCGCCTCGCGCAAGGCGCGGGTGACGGCTTCCGCAGGAGCGGCAGGGTCGGCTCCGGCCAAACGGATGGTGATCCGGTAAGGCGCCTGGGGCAGACGTTGGGATGACACCGTCCGCGGTTTTGGCTGCGGCACAGGCTCAGGGGCATTCTCTGCCTCAGGCCGGAAAACAGGCTCGGCCGCCGGTGCAGAGGGGGGATCAGCAGTGGGACTTGCAACCGTTGGGCTGGTCTTCACAGCCGGGACGGGCGTAGTTAGCTGCACCGTTCTGTCTTCAGGCACCGCAAAGGATCGCTCCAACTGCTCGGCGACTGGTGTACCGGCACAGGCCTGCAGGAGCCCCACAGGCAGCAGCCAAAGCAGACGTGCCATCAACTGTCAGCCGGCTTGATCACCCGCACCGCACTGGCCCTAAGCCGACCGGTCTTAGTCGTGGCAGGAGGTTTCTTGGCGGCTGGTTTTTTGGCAGCTGGCTTCTTCGCCGCCGGTTTTTTAGCGGCAGTTTTACGACCGCCCTTTTTCGATGCTGCCTTGGCGGCAAGCAGTTCCACCGCCTCCTCAATGGTCACATCGTCAGCACCTTTGCCTTCAGGCAGCGAGGCATTCACCTTGCCCTGTTTGACGTACAGGCCGTAGGGGCCGTCATAGACCTGAATCGTTTCATCACTGCCCTCCGGCTTACCGAGGTCCTTGAGGGCGGTGCGTCCACCCCGACCCCGCTTGGGCATGGCCAGCAGCTCAAGGGCACGGCTCAGTCCCACCACCAGAACATC
Coding sequences within it:
- a CDS encoding ABC transporter permease, with the translated sequence MTSPTASVALQQQQSRALAELSQETWALTRRLFLQLMRRPSTLIAGVLQPLIWLILFGALFANAPEGLLPGGMSYGRFLGAGVIVFTAFSGALNAGLPVMFDREFGFLNRLLVAPLRSRSSIVLASVIYITALSLLQSLAIMGTAAMLGYGWPGISGLALVLVTLLLLVFAVTALSLGLAFALPGHIELIAVIFVANLPLLFASTALAPLSFMPTWLGWLAALNPLTFAIEPIRAAYQGPLDLSAVLLEAPYGDVTGTSCLLILLFLTIGLFLVIRPLLNRKLS
- a CDS encoding ATP-binding cassette domain-containing protein, translated to MALIELRKISKAYGTVSALRELDLTVPEGCLFGLLGPNGAGKTTAMRILATLLAPDSGSVVVGGVDGLAQPRDVRQLMGYVAQEVAIDKILSGRELLQLQGDLYHLPRNDREGRIADLIDRLAMGDWIDRRCGTYSGGMRRRLDLAAGLLHRPRLLVLDEPTVGLDIESRSAIWQLLRQLVEAGTTVLLSSHYLEEVEALADQMAIIDAGRVIAEGSPDQLKQRLGGDRVTLRVREFSNADEATQVRALLEPLDGVRQVVVNRSQGFSLNLVVEGGVVIDQLRQTLEAAGLPVFALAQSRPSLDDVYLQATGRTLMDAELAITGQRDVKQEKRQSMR
- a CDS encoding heme o synthase → MAEITATVRPTREEVVPSRKRVKLPAWLEVAKPRLIPLLLATTLGGMALSEGWPLSSPRLVCTLGGGALASAAAGVLNCLWEQDLDGRMARTSGRALPSGRLSPTSAFIGAIACTLAAAMLLVSGVNCLAAGLSLLGLCSYVLLYTALLKPRTSQNIVIGGVAGAIPPLVGAAAATGHVGLGGWWLFALVMVWTPAHFWALALLLREDYRAVGIPMLPVVKGPVVTARAIKTYGWITVLLSGLGVFALPSGGVFYGLMLLPYNGRLLQLVDRLSLDPDSLVNAKALFRWSILYLFGLCLLLILSRTDLASGFAQQVMQLLSLPTGVQ
- a CDS encoding heme A synthase, coding for MMLSSMSTLRRRLGLLSAHLVVAVIALVVIGGATRVMEAGLACPDWPLCFGSFLPGRQMNVQVFLEWFHRLDAFLIGIALVVMAVATTLQRRQLPRWLPWLAAGLMALVAMQGALGALTVTRLLPSGVVTAHLALALTLVALLSGLTQRLFHPAAVLAPLWWRIAASLGLSSVFVQCLLGGRMATAWAGQRCLAGGEACQLVLSHRVTAMPVVVVVLAFAGAAVLAGGWARQQWPWLAGAVLLVLVQVALGVLTLRLGLSQPAVTVAHQLVAALLIALFAALLVRSPDLPSPSRSVVLDDTSLEACHG
- a CDS encoding cytochrome c oxidase subunit II produces the protein MQIPSAILTLVIGMVLALGGLWIGQNINLLPIDASANAPIYDELFKVLFTIGSILFVGIVGLLVFSLIRFRRRSGQLGDGLAIEGNLPLEIFWTAVPAVVVLFVGLYSYDIYDRMGGMVPLAHDHMGGAHEEQIWGGISSGSIESAAATNVLPVEVTAMQFAFLFHYPEGDITSGELHVPVDRPITLRMEAKDVIHAFWVPEFRLKQDIIPGQPTQLSFTPTRTGRYPIVCAELCGPYHGGMRSTVVVESPEDWDSWYGQNAKAAPEEETLTIANA
- the ctaD gene encoding cytochrome c oxidase subunit I — translated: MTISLPPETSSPPRLQPSGWLRYFSFSVDHKVIGLQYLVCGFVFYLIGGALAGAIRTELTSPVSDFMARDVYNQVLTLHGTVMIFLWIVPVVNGAFGNYLIPFYVGARDMAFPRLNAVAFWLIPPAGLMLITSYFLTGAAQSGWTAYPPLSITTPATGQIIWILSVLLLGGSSIFGGINFIATILKLRRPGLKLMQLPMYCWAMLGTSILVVLSTPVLAGTLVLLSFDIVAHTGFFNPTLGGNVVVYQHLFWFYSHPAVYIMVLPAFGLVSEILPVHARKPLFGYVTMVYSIMAIVVLGLIVWAHHMFTSGTPPWMRLFFTIATAFIAVPTGIKFFNWLATLWGGRISLNSAMLFSCGFIVNFVLGGITGVALAQVPFDIHVHDTYFVVAHFHYIVFGGSVFVIFASVYHWYPKFTGRMLNEDLGRLHCALTFIGFNLCFGPQHWLGLNGMPRRVAEYDPQFTLINQISSVGALLMAISTLPFLWNVIHSALNGPVAGDNPWKALTPEWLTSSPPPVENWIGEAPLVEEPYGYGVPPGELDLSAASGRDLWSSGK